Proteins encoded in a region of the Benincasa hispida cultivar B227 chromosome 2, ASM972705v1, whole genome shotgun sequence genome:
- the LOC120070820 gene encoding pentatricopeptide repeat-containing protein At5g61370, mitochondrial, which produces MRLMRADTHANTFSLSRFFLCIAMHARHMFDERSLRRCVSLLKLKWDSFVVQPICTQHCFCSLHSTINNGTSVLKLCEVISLTIGGLNELESSLNKCTIPLTSSLVTQVIDSFKNEVHTRRLLRFFLWSLKKLNHDLEDEAFNYAIRFFAQKKDYTAIDILLSNLKKANRAMDGQTFGFVAEALVKMDREDEALGLFKNLDKYKCPHDQFTVTAIITALCAKGHAKRAEGVVLHHKDKISSTMSCIYRSLLYGWSIKKNTKEARRILKEMKSDGTMPDLFCYNTFLKCLCEQNLAKNPSGLVPEALNVMMEMRSYRIAPNSISYNILLSCLGRTRRVKESCTILKTMKRSGCQPNCVSYYLVARVLFLTGRFGKGRGIVDEMIEEGLIPDRKFYYDLIGVLCGVERTNYALELFEKMKRSSLGGYGPVYDVLIPKLCRGGDFEKGRQLWEEAMAMGVVLSCSSEVLDPSITKVFKPTRKIENKILEECNRAEKQNKAATEKPKEKRKKSKNLSWK; this is translated from the coding sequence ATGCGATTGATGCGAGCAGACACCCATGCCAACACCTTTTCTTTGAGTAGGTTTTTTTTGTGCATAGCGATGCACGCACGCCATATGTTCGATGAAAGGTCGCTGAGAAGATGCGTCTCGTTGCTGAAGTTAAAATGGGATAGCTTCGTTGTGCAACCCATCTGTACGCAGCATTGCTTTTGTTCTCTTCATTCCACCATAAACAACGGAACTTCTGTGTTAAAACTCTGTGAAGTGATTTCATTGACGATCGGTGGGTTAAATGAATTGGAATCCAGTTTGAACAAATGTACAATACCATTGACATCTTCACTCGTTACCCAGGTTATTGATTCTTTTAAAAACGAAGTTCACACTAGAAGATTGCTAAGGTTTTTCTTGTGGTCCCTCAAGAAGTTAAACCACGatttagaagatgaagcttTCAATTATGCCATCCGCTTCTTTGCTCAGAAGAAGGACTACACGGCCATTGATATTTTACTTTCTAATCTTAAGAAAGCCAACCGCGCAATGGACGGCCAGACCTTCGGTTTTGTGGCTGAGGCTTTAGTCAAAATGGATAGAGAAGATGAAGCATTGGGTCTGTTCAAGAACTTGGATAAATACAAATGCCCACATGACCAATTTACTGTCACTGCTATTATTACTGCTCTTTGTGCAAAAGGGCATGCTAAAAGAGCAGAAGGGGTTGTCTTGCACCACAAGGACAAGATTTCTAGCACAATGAGTTGCATCTATAGAAGTCTTCTATATGGATGGTCTATTAAGAAGAACACAAAAGAAGCAAGAAGAATACTCAAAGAAATGAAGTCAGATGGAACCATGCCAGATTTGTTCTGCTACAACACATTCCTCAAATGCCTTTGTGAGCAGAATCTTGCGAAAAATCCTTCAGGTCTTGTGCCTGAAGCCTTGAATGTGATGATGGAAATGAGATCCTACAGAATTGCTCCTAACTCAATCAGTTATAATATATTGTTGTCTTGTCTTGGCAGAACTAGGAGAGTGAAGGAATCATGTACAATCCTCAAGACAATGAAACGATCTGGTTGTCAACCCAATTGCGTAAGCTATTATCTCGTGGCAAGAGTGTTGTTCTTGACTGGAAGATTTGGGAAAGGGCGCGGAATTGTGGATGAGATGATTGAAGAGGGGCTGATCCCGGATCGAAAATTCTACTACGATTTGATTGGTGTTCTGTGTGGTGTTGAGAGAACAAATTATGCACTTGAGctttttgagaaaatgaagagAAGCTCATTGGGGGGTTATGGGCCAGTTTATGATGTGCTTATACCAAAGCTTTGTAGAGGAGGAGATTTTGAAAAGGGCAGGCAACTGTGGGAGGAAGCCATGGCTATGGGTGTTGTGCTTAGCTGCTCAAGTGAGGTTTTGGATCCTTCAATCACAAAGGTTTTCAAGCCAACAAGAAAGATTGAGAAtaaaattcttgaagaatgcAATAGAGCTGAGAAGCAGAACAAGGCTGCAACTGAGAAaccaaaagaaaagagaaagaaaagtaaGAATCTGTCCTGGAAATAA